AAAGATGCTCTGATTCCGATCTTCGGTTGCACCCTTTACTGTTCCAGGCCCCTGACGATGGATATCTGCACCATTGTCCTTTGAACTCCAGCTCCAGTACTTCTACTTCTTTCAGTTTCTTGTCAGAAACTCGAGCTCAGTTGAACCTAAATCTCTTTCATAATCCTCACCTAGAAAGCAATGTTGAGTGTTTCAATAAATCATTGAAGTCAAAGGATTTTACTTCAGTATCTTCTGGCATGGACTTCCATCCACTGCTAGAAAGAACTGATGAGATATATACCGATGGTGCGTCTGCCTGCTCAACTGCACACCTATCTGTTGGTTTGGAAGGAAAATCTGCTCCACTTCAAAATACTCCTGATGCTGTCCAGACTGACTCACTAGTAAGTTGTGGACTGGCCTCTGGTCCTAATCCTCAAAGCCCAACCGAGAAAGCTAGTGAACTGCTGGACTTGGAGATCCACCTAAGTTATACATCGAGAAAGGAGCAAGGTCATATGACATCCAGAAAGGAGAAAGGTGTGGAAAGCAGTGATGTGACAGCACATAATCCAACAATGTCAGTAATTTCAGCAGCCACAACTAGAACCCAAAATGCCGACTGCCCACATTATGAGCAAGGTGATAATTGTTCCACAGTTAGTACCAACCTTGTTTCAGGTGGCCATGGATTGGCCATACCAAGTAATAGCATCAGCAGATACAACATAGATGATATTGGTGACCAGTCAAATCCAGAGATTGTGATGGAACAGGAAGAGTTGAGTGACTCTGAAGAAGAAACTGAAGAACATGTAGAGTTCGAgtgtgaggagatggctgattCTGAAGGAGAGGATGGATCAGGCTGTGAACAAATTTTTGAGATGCAAGATAAGGTGATTCTACTCTTTCTCTTGAGTAATGAGAAGCATGcccttttttatttgattttatttcgtGCTTCTAATTATATTTGTTGCAGCTTGAATTTCGTTTTATTTATAGTTGTGGTGTTCCAACATGAACTCtgacctttgatagtttgaatGCATCGTACTTATTCCCTCCCCCCACGCACGCCCCCCACCTGCCCACAAAAGAAGAAATCTACTAAATTTTTTCTCATGAAATGGTTGTATGCAAGAATCTATTGTTAAATCTGTTGCGTATTCTTTTCGCCGTTCTGCATATCTAAGTTCGTTTATTCTTTTAGAATTGACATAATGAGTTGCCCACATAccatgattttttaattttagttgtaTTTATTGATATATAGCATGATTGTATCCTGTCTGGATAGTTTGCATTACCTCAATATTCAACTGTCATAGTTCCATTTTCTTTTAGGCAAAGATTGAAACCTGAGATTACTCCCAGTCTCCTCTCCCAGGCACTGTTTTACCATTTCTCCCAACTTTGGAGGCAGTTTTTTTGAAAATGCTAATCAGCACTTTTTTGCCCGTGCATTGTTTTGATTAATCATATCACACTCATGCCTTATGTTTTGAGATTGCAATAATCACTTTCATTTTTTAGGACTTCTAAATTTTTTACTCTgacctaaatcaaattatgttgcTATACATAGCCAGAGGCATTTCCATATACCAGAAGTGTGAGTAGGAGTTGTGCCACCTACAACAGAATATCTTGACAAGAACATAGGAGATCACTTGGATTTAGCATGAGAGGGGGATGAATGGTATCTCATTTTGTTTGGGAGGGAGAAGTTCAAGCAATTTATATGATTCCAAAGGTTTCTAATTGTAACATTGACTTTTGGAGTATATACTCAGATGTGGCTTGAGCTTTCCTTGAGTCATTAATATTACGCCCCATTTCAACATTGGTAAAATGAATAACTCACACAAAAGTGATAAGTTATAAAGGTAGTTATGAGTGCTAAGACTCACGCTAGCTACTTATTAGGTGAAACTAGGCTTTATATGTAATTCTTGAGAAGTTCAAATTGACTGGTCTTTTGGGAGTTATAGCACAGATGTGACTGGTACTTTTCCTTGTTTTTAGGTTTATATCATCTTGACATTAGTCTGTTCTCTTAGGTTTAAGTGTcccattatttctttttattcaccCAATATAGACGTACCTTTTCTTTTGGCAGGGAAGCTAATTATTATTCTGGATAAGATTTTGTATTCCTTTTAAAGTTTATTTTCAACTTTTCTGTTGTCTTTTCTAAATAGGACGGCCAGAATAGCCCTTTGGAAAATCAAGAGATAGTTGCTTCTAGCAGTGATAAAATATGTGAACCAAGGAGATAGTTGCTTCTAGCAGTGATAAAATATGTGAACCAAGGGTATGTTTGCTAGAGTTGGGTTTGTGTAATCAAGGAAAGGATGATACAAGTAATTCTTCATGGTTAAGTTTAGATTCATGTGCACCAGATTGTCTTTTGAACACAAACACTGGTCACAAAGAAAATACCATTGGTGAAGGTCCTGCAACCAAAAGTTTGTCTTCGTGCCGTCCTATCAGATCTTGCAAGAAGAAACGAAGCACAAATGATGTTACTTTGCAGAAACATGCTATAGATATGGCACGCCAGCTTAGCCTTGGTACTCTTGTTCCCATATTGAAAAAACCTAGGAAGCGTGCATGCAGAAAGAACAGAAGTTTGGATGTAGCACTGGATTTTGGAAGCTCCAGTGGTCATGGTAAAGATAGTTTTGTTTGATTACTGATGTGTATATACTAATGGCGGTTGGTAGTTCTTCTTCAGATgtttctttctttgtatggactgtCTCCATGGGTAGGATACTTACCACTGACAACTTGAGGAAAAGGAGGATTATTATTGCAGACTGGTGTTGCATATGCAGAGGTGGGGGAGAGTTGGTAGATCATCTTCTCTTGCATTGTGATATAGCAAGATCTCTCTGGAATGAGGTATTTGCTCAACTGGATATGGCCTGGGTTATGCCAAAAACTATAGAGGCTGTTTTGGCTAGTTGGTCAAACATAAGAGGCAGACAACTAATTAAagctatttggaagatgatgcctctatgcattatgtggtgcttgtGGCAAGAGCGCAATGAGCAGACTTTCGAAAACTGGGAAAGATCGTTGGAGGagattaaagttttattttttagaactctttgtagttgggctattgctgtggattttaatggcatgacctttcatgattttcttgccgctgatgtgcctacctagttagggcattAGAGTTGTATTTCTGGCTTTGCCATTATTGGatcaatataatttgtttatttacccaaaaaaaaaaaaaagaagttcttCCTCGGATGTTGGGAACCCAATCACAAGCGAAAGGGGACAGAGTGGAAGTAGAGGGGCCAGCTTAGCCTTTTCTGGTGAATCTTGTTTTGACTGGCCCAAGAACAGCGAGCTTGATTTGGTGGAGTTGGGTGGGGGTATGCAGGAGAGAGAATGAAACTTGGAGGCTTTTAAGTTGTGTAATGAAATGATTGAAATGGGCTTGATTCTTAATACCGTTGGAGGTATGGAGGGAGCGTCTTTGCTATTGTCTGACGTGTTTGATATTCATGTATCCCTTGTCAATTGTCCTACTCCATCCTCACAAAGGGGCTTTGCAGAAATGGATGACTGATCATTGATGCTCATAAACTAACCAGATTACGGAAAAGAACTTCAATGCTTTCTCACATTATTCATATCAATTACATGTGTAGAAACAAAAATCTAGCAGGAGCCAAGCAACTACTGGGCTGTATGTTTGTTCATGGTTTAATCCATGACCTTGTTTACATACAGTTTAATTGATGGGTTCTGCTTGGAAGGGAATGTAGAGCATACAGTTCAAGTTTATGACAAAAGGACAGGTGGAAGAAACCCCAACCTGTTTATACACAAACACTTATAAATGGTTTATGCAAAGCGGTGTCAATGGATGTTGCTAAAATATTAAGTGGAGGTTTTACAAAGGGCGGGCCTACTTGATGCCATACCCTATAATACCTTGATAAATGGCTGTTACCTCGGTGCAAAGGCTGATGAGGCCTTTTGATGCTTTCAGAAAGAAGAAAGGTGGGGATTTAGAGAAGACAGTAATGAAGATGCAAAAGATGTAATGAAGATGATCGTCGTTCGTGGCATTGTTCCCGATTCCATAACATACACAACTCTTTTTACCCATTCCAGAACGAACTGCAGTCCTGAGGAGGCGATCGAGTTGCATGATGAGATGTTTGATTGGCAAACATTTAAGGCATTGTTACCCACATTTTCACAAAGGCAATGCAGAGACTTGAGTTTGCATGAAAAAGTGAGCTCCAAAAACGCGAAGTTTTGTGTGGCCATTCTTAGCCAATGTGATTACTTCATTGTATTGATCATCCTGTTTTCATCCAACTTTAGTTTTTGCTTGGGGATTCCTAGACAATTTAATGGAGAATATGCTGAGCTACGAATCCAACTGGCGGATGATTGGTAAATATTAAATTCCCATGTATGCCAAGAGCATGTCTGAGAATTCATTGTGCCATGTTTAAAGAATACATGACAATTTATTTAATAGGTTTTGTTGAGAGAACTTCCTCCTTCTCAGATCCTAGCAAAATTATGTTCGACAAATAGAGTTTCAGTTCAACAGGAACGACTTGGTTGGAATTGCACAAAATTGAGAGCTGCAAACAAAAATCTGAGTATGGCTTTTGAATACAATAAATATAACACGGGGTTTTTGTCTTTTATAATTGCTGATTTCTGAAATGTTTCAACAGAACTCAGCCCCCCATTGATTAACAAGCTTTTGCAGGAGCATCCGGCTGCTTTTCTGGAGTAGTATCTCGAAAAGCTGGGATTTCATTGTATGCCTTATTCAGCCGGGATAAAAGAGGGAACTGAGTCTGcagaataaaatttgaaaaagaggaaggaaaaaagaaaggtaTCAGCAGATATTGAGAGAAATGGACTACATGATATAGTTGTTACCATAACAGTGagggaaaaatagagaaaacttTGTAGCCATTGGTATAAATTAGAAAGTATATTGGCTTCCTAATGTAACTAGCACATTAGTTTACAAGGTCGAGCACTACCATGTCAACATCGAATCGATTAATTGCTGCATGAATCTGAGGCGCTAGAAACAAATCTGCCTGCAATGCAATAGTGACTGCATTACATTATGTTTTGATAAATACCTTAATTTGTGAACTAATAATCCGTGCATGCTCTTGTTCTGTGGTATCTTATGAGGTGAAGTTCTACCCTACTGTGCAACCTGCATCTATGACATGTAGGATATGAGACTTGAATCGACACAATTTCATATACTTGTGCCAAAAACATAGTACATAGAGAAGAATGGTTTTCAGATTGCTACCATAAGGATTGAGTGGGTTCAGAGATATTTTGTCTGCGGCCAGAAAGGTAGCAGTTTGGTCCCAATAACAAAGTTGTATTAACATTAcaagtaataaaagaaaatctttCTTTGGTTGTAGAAGATTGAGTAACTTAGGATGGTTGTTCATTCACAAAGAATCCCAAGGAAATTGGAATTTTTGGTAGTAAAGTGAAAATTTCAAAGAGATGCACGTTTTTCACTCTTTCTAGGTGGTAGGCTGGTAGCCAATTTGAAATTTAGTTAATCAGATTTATGGTTTATGGTTGTGTGCTCAAGGCAAGGGACCAGCATATTCCAAGTAAATTAGTACCCTAGTCAACCCAATGCCCTGCTTCTATTCCCAATCCGTAGCGGGGTTAAAAAAGGGAGGATTGCTATAGTcacaaaaattacataaaattaatctcaTAAATTAAAGTGGTTTTATGTGATGCGTTAGATCCACTTCacaataaaagtaactgtaCAATCTGACAAACTACATGAAGCCACGTCATTTTGTGAGATTTATTGTGTGTAATCCATTTGTGTCTAAAATATTTGTCTAAAAAAGGATTCTTAACAACTTAATAGTATAAGATTGGTAGAAATTTCCAGAAACCCTGACTCTATACAATGTCTGCAGGTGTAAAGCGAATAATCCATGCCACTTTATAGCCATAGACAGATGGATTAGGAAACCAAACCAGGGAAACTTCATCTCCAGTAGCATATCTTCCGGAATGGTCTTTTAACAACTTTTCAATTGCTGAAACAAACACAAGTAATGATCAAAAGGCCAAAATGATCACACGGGCATTGCCAGTGTGAGGAAACCAGCAGGTTTAAAAAGATCAAGACGATcctagaaaataaaatcatacaTTCAGCACTTATTTCTCCCCAAGTGCCATCATTACTGCTCTATGGATATATCAACCCTGAGCTGACTGTCAGTAGAAACAAATAGAAATGCTCTCTAATCAATTTTGGATGGTTTGTAGGATCCCCCACTCTAGTAGACCATCAAAGTTACGTAAACTCCCTTGAACTTTTATGTGCAGCGAAAAACTAGTCACAGAACATGGAGAGTTAAGACGATTATGAGATGTCTGCAACTTTATCTTGCTCAAACTCTTTGAATTTGATTTATCAATTTGTAGGCAGTGGGacagaatttttcttgtcatCAGTTTGTAGTGTAGATAATGCTTGGACTATCATCCATGTCTGAAACCATTGCCCAAAACGTCTTCAACTCTAGCGCCATAtttctaattataaatttacGAGCCCCTAGAAAAGCAAGATTGACataatagaaatatttttttaagttgtctGCTGCGTACATGTTCATGGGTGAGAGTAACTTCACAATTTAAATTCCAGTTGTGATGTCTAATCAGAGGCAGCCTTGTGAAAGCTTACCAGTAAAGCCTTTGTCATTATGAAATTTAGCCCAAGCAAGGCTCTCGTTGGGACCAACTTTCTCGATGTATTTCTGAGAAAGGGGAAATCAGCAAcaccaaaaaatataataatatatgctCTAATAAACATctcaaaattttatcaaatgGATACATAACCACAAAAGTCTTGCTCGGATATATACCGGAAGTCTCACTCGCCGATATAGCGGTATTTGACGAGGCTGTATGCTTGAGAAAACAATATTAGCCACCTAAATATCCAGCAATAAAAGATACCCCATCAGTTTCTGAATCTGAAACATTCTCGCAAAACATGTGTGAatcttaagaaaaataaatacatcAGAACAAACAGTCGTGCGTGATTACATCAgtaaactcaaaccattattaCTACTTCCTGCATCTATCCCCTCAAGTCTGGATGAGAAAATGAATCTAAAGAAGGATTGTAGTGACATATCATCTACCATGTTAAAAAGAACAATCCCGTTATTCATCATGTGAGACACAAGGTGTTTCCACAAAATATATGTAGTCAATCCTTTAATTGTTCCAGCCTAACTTGCTAAAGGAGGTGAAGAAAATCATGATGCCAGTAGGAGGAGACACATAAGCGTTATCAATACAATAACATGGGTAGACTCTGTTagattatttcaaatatttcctcAAATTTGACTTTGACTTCTTTTGAAGTGTTCCTCCAATGTGATTTTTTGTTAATCCCACATTGAAAAGACAAACAAACCTTTTAGTGGTTTATAATTGAATGAGtttcacaatatataaaatagagtaTAAGGGTAGACATACAATATCAGTGTCACCTAGTGTGAAACACTGACCAcatgcatgtgcatgcgtgACACATTGATGCTTTAGACGCACTTAGCACTTATGCATCATCGCAAgtgacataattattttaattcaaacaaagTGATgtgtttcttcaattttttgacagttataaataaatgaaagttATTTTCACACCTTTTCAGATAGAAACCATTTTGtttaaattcaaatgaaaaattacatttgcTGCTATTACGTCTATTCATTCTACTATTAGTGTTCAATATGCACACTATATAAACAGTATTGTATCCCGATAACATAATTTCCAGATTCTCTTTTGTAGAACTCAATTTGTGAATGAGAGGCAATATTTGTCTAAGAGACAGATTAACAATTGCCTCACTGTTTGCAATTTACAATCTCTGTTTGCTATTCTTTTTCTAACAGAATCTTCAATAACTGCCCAACCCTCTTAGATGCCTCTTTGGTGCTTGTATCACCTATTAGTTCACCATGCAAAAACCTAGTGAGTTTATACATTGAAGCACCAGTTAGAAGGCTCTGTTTTTTCTGTAACTAAGGTCTTGAAAATGGCTGAAACAGACGATTTATCGAATAGGACTGATCAGAGCATATGATTGTGAATCTTAATTGTGCACCTATTCTTTTTCCATAAATATGTTGAAACTTCAAGCAATGCTAAATTCCAGAACCACCCAAAATGCATTTCCTATTTGAAGATCCAGCTTCAATCCAACATTTCTCATGGGCAATCATTTTATCATACAGAGCACGTGTATAGCCTTAGCTCAAGGAGCATGGATACAAAAAGGGGGATGACAGATAAAGCATTTCTTATTTTTGAAAGAGAAatacaaagagagagaaaatattttttggttttgtgtttCTGAGACGACTCCAAATAGAACCTATTCCAAggaaatttaaactcatccgCTTCTCTAGAAGAGACAATTTAAATCCTAACCATTGGTTTCATTTGCCCCTTATCTGTTCCTTTTATTCCAGAGAACACAATGGGCCATGAAGGTGTTTAGTGATCTCCAATATGCCCAATTCATTGTTATTCAAGCTTCTCATCGTCCATGTATTAACATAACCTCCAAATGTCTTTAAAAATATGAGCGGTGCTAGAAAAGCCACTTCTACCACCTTGTTTATTCATGGTATGATCATAACTCTCTGTGAATCACTCGGAAATGTGTGCAATGGAGTTACTTCCAGACAATTTGCACTAAGTTTTAGCCAGAATGGTTGTGTACAATGGATAGATGGAATGATCTCGTATGTGTATGCATCTATGTGCGTGTCTATATATGCTAAGTAACaatctcatatatttttttcagatAAAAACTCCAGCAGCCAagtatatgttatattttttaacaagagCATTTAGTGTAAGATGTAGAGATCAGTGAACGCGGGTTCTTAAATTTACCAACTAATGAATAATTGTACTTCGCTCTATTGAAATAATTAGTTTGAGCAGAAGGGAAGCTGGTTAAGAAACTACGTTATAGCACGAAATATGCTAATAATTATCAATATCGACAAACCAAATGCGAGATCACCTGGTAATTGATGCCTCGTTTCTGAAGATCTTGAGGCAACAATGGATGCTGCGgatatttctcttctaaataCTGTGCACGTTACAAAGTACAACAAGAACCGTGGTAGGAAAGATTGAAAATTTAAGTATAGAAGGTCAAGAGATAGTGAAAACATGGTAATGATATACCATTATGActgaaaatcttaaaaaaagatATACCATTATGATGGCAAGAGAGTCGGCAAGTACGATGTCCCCATCCACGAGCACTGGCACGTAACCAAGAGGATTGAGCTTTGAAAACTCTACAACGCAAAAGAGATCAGAGATTTAGAATGAATTCAGGCGGGTTGTTTtcctcttatttttattttgtaatagtAAGGTCTAATTTGGTACAAGGTGCAATTGTGAAATGCAGGCATAGCAATATCATACAATATCCAAGCGTTTGACAAAAAGaatacatgcagagagtaaaaatGAGAAGCAAAACTCACCCGGACTGAATTGCTCGTCCTTCGACAAGTCAACTGCTATATACTCATAACTTAACCCTATGTATTAAAtggaattgaataaaaaaaatagatcaatGAGAGAATAACTACGATCCCGtgaataatataacataaaatattagATGAAATTTGCATTAAAAGTCGAATATCcgttaaaaagaagaagaaagaaatgaaaatgatcTGAACAATTTGAAACGGAAACCGAATTGAACAGAGAAATTTGGGAAGCAAAGGTCCGCTACCTTTCAAGTTGAGAGCAATACGAACACGGTGGGAGCAAGAGCTGAGCCAGAACGAATACAGCTTCAGCTGATTCTTATCGCCACTTCTACCAGTCGCCTAATCATAATCCAAACCAAATCATCATCCAAACTAAAAATCTCAATTTCTCGCTCTCTTCTCCACTCagaaatacacacacacacacacacatattatgtatatttatagATCGAGATGTGAATATACACAGAAAAGCTAAAGGGTAAAAAAAGACGGCCGTGATAGCCTTACCATCACGCATTCCAACTTCGAACAATCAGCAATTGCTTCTTGCAGCTCTGATTTGGTTTTGCAGCTTTGCTTAAAGAACTCCGCAGTCTGCACAGCCAGCTTTGGCTTAACAAGAAATCTTGTCagtagtgtattttttttataattaaatcaattaattattgattattattattatttatttaaatgatattaaaatctttcaatttctTAAAGATTAATTACTTTTCTTAATGactaattacttttttttaatggctATCAAAAGAAATACTGTACGCTTTCAATGactttactttatatatatatatatatatatacaaatctataacacattaattttttaagttggaaCATTCACTTTTGCATTAAATACAACGAGTTTCGTTGCTTGaattaaaataagttaaaagtCATGTAAATAGATATAAGATAATTCAAAATGCTtccttatttgataataaaaagtgctgaaaatttataatttcttcGTGTATCACACAGGTGCATGATTGATTTTATCatgagaaataaaaattaattatataaaagtaaatttatagaCTGATGTGGATTCATATAAttcgttaaatttattttacaatcgAATTTAGCATATCAAGTTACGccattttatgaatttatttttatataatttatttttatagttaaagtATTTTATAGCCCATATACATAAAAGACATATAAAAGAGACACCTAACATAATTAACAActgaattcatcaaaatctatCTTAATGGAAATCTATTAGGTTAAGGACCCTCAGtgataatttcaaatataaagaaattctaTATTTAAATTGAAGGCTCTTGGAAGGGCTGGTTGATAGTTAGGAAGGATGTAATTTATGAAGATGATGGCTCTTACTTCATTTCATCACATACACAACTCTTGTTACCCATTTTAGTAAGAAAACTGATTGAATTGCATGATCAGATGGTGCTTAAAGGGAGTAAGCCCTGATCGACAGACATTAAAGACAACTGTTAACCAACTTATTCATGAAAAATACATTGTAGAGAACTGAGTTTTGCATGGCAAAGTAATTAAGCTTAAAAAACACCAAGTTTA
This genomic interval from Carya illinoinensis cultivar Pawnee chromosome 10, C.illinoinensisPawnee_v1, whole genome shotgun sequence contains the following:
- the LOC122278343 gene encoding glutathione S-transferase zeta class-like, producing MATGRSGDKNQLKLYSFWLSSCSHRVRIALNLKGLSYEYIAVDLSKDEQFSPEFSKLNPLGYVPVLVDGDIVLADSLAIIMYLEEKYPQHPLLPQDLQKRGINYQVANIVFSSIQPRQIPLYRRVRLPKYIEKVGPNESLAWAKFHNDKGFTAIEKLLKDHSGRYATGDEVSLADLFLAPQIHAAINRFDVDMTQFPLLSRLNKAYNEIPAFRDTTPEKQPDAPAKAC